The Streptomyces sp. RKAG293 genome includes a region encoding these proteins:
- the rlmN gene encoding 23S rRNA (adenine(2503)-C(2))-methyltransferase RlmN, whose translation MPVPGELTFAVPRGAKKPPRHLADLTPAERREAVVELGEKPFRAKQLSQHYFARYDDDRAAWTDIPAASRDKLADGLLPEMMSVVRHISCDDDTTRKTLWRLFDGTLVESVLMRYPDRVTMCISSQAGCGMNCPFCATGQAGLDRNLSTAEIVHQIVAGMKSLRDGEIPGGPARLSNIVFMGMGEPLANYNRVIGSIRRLTDPEPDGLGLSQRGITVSTVGLVPAMLRFADEGFKCRLAVSLHAPDDELRDTLVPVNTRWKVREVLDAAWHYAEVSGRRISIEYALIKDINDQAWRADLLGRLLKGKRVHVNLIPLNPTPGSKWTASRPEDERAFVRMLESHGVPVTVRDTRGSEIDGACGQLAASEG comes from the coding sequence ATGCCTGTACCCGGAGAACTCACCTTTGCCGTGCCGCGTGGGGCCAAGAAGCCCCCGCGGCACCTCGCCGACCTGACCCCTGCCGAGCGACGGGAGGCGGTTGTCGAGCTGGGCGAGAAGCCGTTCCGTGCCAAGCAGCTGTCGCAGCACTACTTCGCGCGGTACGACGACGACCGGGCCGCCTGGACGGATATTCCGGCGGCGTCGCGCGACAAGCTCGCGGACGGGTTGCTGCCCGAGATGATGTCGGTCGTGCGGCACATCAGCTGTGACGACGACACGACGCGCAAGACGCTGTGGCGGCTGTTCGACGGGACGCTCGTCGAGTCGGTGCTGATGCGGTACCCGGACCGGGTCACCATGTGCATCAGTTCGCAGGCCGGGTGCGGGATGAACTGCCCGTTCTGTGCGACGGGGCAGGCGGGTCTCGACCGTAATCTGTCGACCGCCGAGATCGTGCACCAGATCGTGGCCGGGATGAAGTCGCTGCGGGACGGCGAGATCCCCGGTGGGCCGGCCCGGCTGAGCAACATCGTGTTCATGGGCATGGGCGAGCCGCTGGCCAACTACAACCGTGTCATCGGCTCGATCCGCCGGCTGACGGACCCGGAGCCGGACGGGCTCGGACTGTCGCAGCGCGGGATCACCGTGTCGACGGTCGGGCTGGTGCCGGCGATGCTGCGGTTCGCCGACGAGGGCTTCAAGTGCCGGCTCGCGGTGTCGCTGCACGCCCCGGACGACGAGCTGCGCGACACCCTGGTGCCGGTCAACACCCGCTGGAAGGTGCGCGAGGTGCTGGACGCCGCGTGGCACTACGCGGAGGTGTCCGGCCGCCGGATCTCCATCGAGTACGCGCTGATCAAGGACATCAACGACCAGGCGTGGCGGGCGGACCTGCTCGGGCGGCTGCTCAAGGGCAAGCGCGTGCATGTGAACCTCATCCCGCTCAACCCCACCCCGGGGTCCAAGTGGACGGCCTCGCGGCCGGAGGACGAGCGGGCGTTCGTGCGGATGCTGGAGTCGCACGGGGTGCCGGTGACCGTCCGTGACACGCGTGGCAGTGAGATCGACGGAGCGTGCGGGCAGCTGGCGGCCTCCGAAGGCTGA
- a CDS encoding thiamine ABC transporter substrate-binding protein, with amino-acid sequence MNTNLRRAATAVVATALGATALAACGGSGDKADGSKTATPSKTVTLVSHDSFAASPAVLKEFTKETGYTVKVLAGGDAGAAVNQAILSKGHPQGDVFFGVDNTLLSRALDNDLFTPYEAKGLDQVPAALQLDKDKHRVTPIDSGDVCVNYDRKYFDAHKLAVPATFDDLIKPEYKNLLVTENSATSSPGLAFQLGTIAKYGADGWQDYWKKLKANGVEVVDGWEQAYNDRFSGSAGGKGKGDKPLVVSYASSPPAEVLGVKPQPAQGPTGVATGTCFRQIEFAGLLKGGKNDAGGKALLDFLLSKTFQQDMPLQMFVNPARQDAALPAEFTKYGVKIDTPPTVAPDEIAKNRDQWVKTWSSLVLK; translated from the coding sequence ATGAACACCAACCTTCGGCGCGCCGCGACAGCGGTCGTGGCCACCGCCCTCGGCGCCACGGCGCTGGCCGCCTGTGGCGGCTCCGGCGACAAGGCCGACGGCTCGAAGACGGCGACGCCGTCGAAGACCGTCACCCTCGTCAGCCATGACTCCTTCGCCGCCTCGCCCGCGGTGCTGAAGGAGTTCACCAAGGAGACCGGCTACACCGTCAAGGTGCTGGCCGGCGGTGACGCGGGCGCGGCCGTGAACCAGGCGATCCTGTCGAAGGGGCACCCGCAGGGCGATGTCTTCTTCGGTGTCGACAACACGCTGCTGTCGAGGGCCCTCGACAACGACCTGTTCACGCCGTACGAGGCCAAGGGCCTGGACCAGGTCCCGGCGGCGCTGCAGCTCGACAAGGACAAGCACCGGGTCACCCCGATCGACTCCGGCGACGTCTGCGTCAACTACGACCGCAAGTACTTCGACGCGCACAAACTGGCCGTTCCGGCGACCTTCGACGACCTGATCAAGCCGGAGTACAAGAACCTGCTGGTCACCGAGAACTCCGCGACGTCCTCGCCGGGGCTGGCCTTCCAGCTCGGCACGATCGCGAAGTACGGCGCCGACGGCTGGCAGGACTACTGGAAGAAGCTCAAGGCCAACGGCGTCGAGGTCGTCGACGGCTGGGAGCAGGCGTACAACGACCGCTTCTCCGGCTCGGCCGGCGGCAAGGGCAAGGGCGACAAGCCGCTCGTCGTCTCGTACGCCTCCAGCCCGCCCGCCGAGGTGCTGGGCGTCAAGCCGCAGCCGGCGCAGGGGCCGACCGGCGTCGCGACCGGTACGTGCTTCCGGCAGATCGAGTTCGCCGGGCTGCTCAAGGGCGGCAAGAACGACGCGGGCGGCAAGGCGCTGCTGGACTTCCTGCTGAGCAAGACGTTCCAGCAGGACATGCCGCTGCAGATGTTCGTGAACCCGGCCCGCCAGGACGCGGCGCTGCCCGCCGAGTTCACCAAGTACGGCGTGAAGATCGACACCCCGCCGACCGTGGCACCCGACGAGATCGCCAAGAACCGTGACCAGTGGGTCAAGACATGGTCCTCGCTCGTCCTGAAGTAG
- a CDS encoding iron ABC transporter permease, producing MAVPTAFFAVFFAYPVAAIVTRGLREGGRWRFGRIGEVLTDPEILRVLWFTAWQAVVSTGLTLLIALPAAYVFARFEFPGKRLLRAVVAVPFVLPTVVVGSAFLALLGRGGMLDDLWGVRLDTTVWAILLAHVFFNFGVVVRSVGGLWSQLDPRQEEAARVLGAGRFEAWRRVTLPALGPAVAAAALMVFLFTFTSFGVIQILGGPKYSTLEVEIYQQTAQFLDLPTAAVLTLVQFAAVATILALHAWTVRRRESTLKLVDAAHTSRRPRGAAQWALLWAVLAVIVLLILVPLGVLVARSLDGPDGYGLTFYRALLSVPETGGTFVVAPIEAVWNSLQYAAVATLIALLVGGLAAAALTRRAGRLVRGFDALLMLPLGTSAVTVGFGFLITLDEPPLDLRSTWLLVPLAQALVGVPFVVRTMLPVLRAVDERLREAAAVLGASPWRAWREVDLPLVRRALLIAAGFAFAVSLGEFGATVFIARPDNPTLPVAVARLLGRAGELNYGQAMALSTVLMLVCAGALLALERLRTDRSGEF from the coding sequence ATGGCCGTGCCCACCGCGTTCTTCGCGGTCTTCTTCGCCTATCCGGTGGCCGCCATCGTCACCCGGGGGCTGCGCGAGGGCGGCCGGTGGCGGTTCGGCCGGATCGGCGAGGTGCTGACCGACCCGGAGATCCTGCGGGTGCTGTGGTTCACCGCGTGGCAGGCGGTCGTCTCGACCGGGCTGACGCTGCTGATCGCGCTCCCGGCGGCGTATGTCTTCGCCCGCTTCGAGTTCCCCGGCAAGCGGCTGCTGCGGGCGGTGGTGGCGGTGCCGTTCGTGCTGCCCACGGTGGTGGTCGGCTCGGCGTTCCTGGCGCTGCTGGGCCGCGGCGGCATGCTCGACGACCTGTGGGGCGTCCGGCTGGACACCACCGTGTGGGCGATCCTGCTCGCGCACGTCTTCTTCAACTTCGGTGTCGTCGTCCGGTCCGTCGGCGGGCTGTGGTCGCAGCTCGACCCGCGCCAGGAGGAGGCCGCCCGGGTGCTGGGCGCCGGCCGCTTCGAGGCGTGGCGCCGGGTGACGCTGCCGGCGCTGGGGCCTGCCGTGGCAGCCGCCGCGCTGATGGTCTTCCTCTTCACCTTCACGTCCTTCGGCGTGATCCAGATCCTCGGCGGGCCGAAGTACTCCACGCTGGAAGTGGAGATCTACCAGCAGACCGCGCAGTTCCTCGACCTGCCGACGGCCGCCGTGCTCACCCTCGTGCAGTTCGCGGCGGTCGCCACGATCCTCGCGCTGCACGCCTGGACGGTGCGCCGCCGGGAGAGCACCCTGAAGCTCGTCGATGCCGCGCACACCTCGCGGCGGCCGCGCGGCGCGGCCCAGTGGGCGCTGCTGTGGGCGGTGCTGGCCGTGATCGTCCTGCTGATCCTGGTGCCGCTCGGCGTCCTGGTGGCGCGGTCGCTGGACGGGCCCGACGGCTACGGGCTCACCTTCTACCGGGCGCTGCTCTCGGTCCCGGAGACCGGCGGCACCTTCGTCGTCGCGCCCATCGAGGCGGTCTGGAACTCCCTGCAGTACGCGGCGGTGGCCACGCTCATCGCGCTGCTGGTGGGCGGCCTCGCCGCCGCCGCGCTGACCCGGCGCGCCGGCAGGCTGGTGCGGGGCTTCGACGCGCTGCTGATGCTGCCGCTGGGCACCTCGGCGGTGACCGTCGGCTTCGGCTTCCTCATCACCCTCGACGAGCCCCCGCTGGATCTGCGGTCGACGTGGCTGCTGGTGCCGCTGGCGCAGGCGCTGGTCGGTGTGCCGTTCGTGGTCCGCACGATGCTGCCCGTGCTGCGCGCCGTCGACGAACGGCTGCGGGAGGCGGCGGCGGTGCTGGGCGCCTCGCCGTGGCGGGCCTGGCGCGAGGTGGACCTGCCGCTGGTGCGGCGGGCGCTGCTGATCGCGGCGGGCTTCGCGTTCGCCGTCTCGCTCGGCGAGTTCGGCGCGACCGTCTTCATCGCGCGGCCCGACAACCCGACCCTGCCGGTGGCGGTGGCCCGGCTCCTCGGGCGCGCCGGGGAGCTCAACTACGGGCAGGCGATGGCCCTGAGCACCGTTCTGATGCTGGTGTGCGCGGGCGCGCTGCTGGCACTGGAGCGGCTGCGCACCGACCGTTCAGGAGAGTTCTAG
- a CDS encoding ABC transporter ATP-binding protein, producing MTQSSTPLLRLDGVTVRFGERAALDAVDLEVAAHETVCVLGPSGSGKSTLLRAVAGLQEVDAGRVLLDGRDQAGVPTHRRGLGLMFQDHQLFPQRDVGGNVAFGLRMRGTRRDEADRTVAGLLDMVGLPGAQRRAIAALSGGEQQRVALARALAPEPKLLMLDEPLGQLDRGLRERLVVELRQLFGRLGTTVLAVTHDQGEAFALADRVVVMRDGLIAQTGTPLEVWQRPASEFVARFLGFDNVVEATVHGEAADTPWGKVPVQPGAPQGPCRLLVRPAGVRLTGVRDGLPCTVTARTFRGDLVTLLLRPVDGPPLEAACSLRDAPEAGTEVGVAFTAQDVVVLSV from the coding sequence ATGACCCAGTCCTCCACTCCGCTGCTGCGGCTCGACGGTGTGACGGTCCGGTTCGGGGAGCGCGCGGCGCTCGACGCCGTGGACCTGGAGGTCGCCGCGCACGAGACGGTGTGCGTCCTGGGCCCCAGCGGCAGCGGCAAGTCCACCCTGCTGCGCGCGGTGGCCGGGCTGCAGGAGGTGGACGCCGGGCGGGTGCTGCTGGACGGCCGCGACCAGGCGGGCGTTCCCACCCACCGGCGCGGTCTCGGCCTGATGTTCCAGGACCACCAGCTCTTCCCGCAGCGGGACGTCGGCGGCAACGTCGCCTTCGGACTGCGGATGCGCGGGACCCGCCGCGACGAGGCGGACCGCACGGTCGCCGGACTGCTCGACATGGTGGGCCTGCCCGGCGCGCAGCGGCGGGCCATCGCCGCGCTGTCCGGCGGTGAGCAGCAGCGCGTCGCGCTGGCCCGCGCGCTGGCCCCCGAGCCGAAGCTGCTGATGCTGGACGAGCCGCTCGGTCAGCTCGACCGCGGTCTGCGGGAGCGGCTCGTCGTCGAACTGCGCCAGCTGTTCGGCCGGCTCGGCACGACGGTGCTGGCCGTCACCCACGACCAGGGCGAGGCGTTCGCGCTCGCCGACCGGGTCGTGGTCATGCGCGACGGTCTGATCGCGCAGACCGGCACCCCGCTGGAGGTGTGGCAGCGGCCCGCCTCCGAGTTCGTGGCCCGCTTCCTCGGCTTCGACAACGTCGTCGAGGCGACCGTGCACGGCGAGGCGGCCGACACCCCGTGGGGCAAGGTGCCGGTGCAGCCCGGCGCACCCCAGGGGCCGTGCCGGCTGCTGGTCCGCCCCGCCGGGGTGCGGCTGACCGGCGTCCGCGACGGGCTGCCCTGCACGGTGACGGCCAGGACGTTCCGCGGTGACCTGGTCACCCTGCTGCTGCGCCCGGTGGACGGGCCGCCGCTGGAGGCGGCCTGCTCGCTGCGGGACGCGCCGGAGGCCGGCACCGAGGTGGGCGTCGCCTTCACCGCTCAGGACGTCGTGGTCCTCAGCGTCTAG
- a CDS encoding LOG family protein: MLTDSTPHSGAPDHEIESPAEFDRVAATGSLAGYRLQAVDLTDRTAALLALDAAGAVFLGCPMEPAALAHVRAHGAMVFPPVPYLPFDPYRGTLYTPEALYEGLPAGYETTPDARAYEWFQRTRAGGDILASMLRSIHDDAVSDALDELLAGERVVGVMGGHAMARGKDAYAGAALLGRTLARSGLTVATGGGPGAMEAANLGAYTAPFGDEVLGEALRTVARAPLFTPSIGDWASAAFAVRERWPDGGPSVGIPTWFYGHEPPNAFASHIAKYFANAVREDGLLARCTAGVIFLPGAAGTVQEIFDNATPNYYGSRGVPTPMVLVNREHWTRDLPTWPLLEALAKDRPMAARIALVDSVDEAPEALARLTASATGR, from the coding sequence GTGCTGACCGACTCCACGCCGCACAGCGGCGCCCCTGACCACGAGATCGAATCACCCGCGGAGTTCGACCGGGTGGCCGCCACCGGCTCGCTCGCCGGATACCGCCTGCAGGCCGTCGATCTGACGGACCGTACGGCCGCGCTGCTGGCCCTGGACGCGGCGGGGGCGGTGTTCCTGGGCTGCCCCATGGAGCCCGCCGCGCTCGCCCACGTCCGGGCGCACGGGGCGATGGTGTTCCCGCCGGTCCCGTACCTTCCCTTCGATCCGTACCGGGGCACGCTGTACACACCCGAGGCGCTCTACGAAGGGCTGCCCGCGGGGTATGAGACGACTCCGGACGCCCGCGCCTACGAGTGGTTCCAGCGGACCCGGGCCGGCGGCGACATACTCGCGTCGATGCTGCGCAGCATCCACGACGACGCCGTCTCGGACGCGCTCGACGAACTGCTCGCCGGCGAGCGGGTGGTCGGCGTCATGGGCGGTCACGCGATGGCGCGCGGCAAGGACGCGTACGCGGGCGCCGCACTCCTCGGCCGGACGCTGGCCCGCTCGGGGCTGACCGTCGCCACCGGGGGCGGCCCGGGCGCCATGGAGGCGGCGAACCTGGGCGCCTACACGGCCCCGTTCGGGGACGAGGTGCTCGGCGAGGCGCTGCGGACGGTGGCCAGGGCGCCGTTGTTCACCCCGTCGATCGGCGACTGGGCGTCGGCCGCGTTCGCCGTCCGGGAGCGCTGGCCGGACGGCGGCCCGTCCGTCGGCATCCCGACCTGGTTCTACGGCCATGAGCCGCCGAACGCCTTCGCCTCGCACATCGCCAAGTACTTCGCCAACGCGGTGCGCGAGGACGGGCTGCTGGCCCGCTGCACCGCCGGCGTGATCTTCCTGCCGGGCGCGGCCGGCACCGTCCAGGAGATCTTCGACAACGCGACGCCGAACTACTACGGTTCCCGGGGCGTCCCGACCCCGATGGTGCTGGTGAACCGCGAGCACTGGACCCGCGACCTGCCCACCTGGCCGCTGCTCGAAGCACTGGCGAAGGACCGCCCCATGGCGGCCCGTATCGCCCTGGTCGACTCCGTCGACGAGGCACCGGAGGCGCTGGCCCGGCTCACCGCCTCCGCCACCGGTCGATGA
- a CDS encoding ABC transporter ATP-binding protein: MVAPPDNDVLWARALRHSFQGSPALLGVSLGVREGEILGLLGPRGSGKTTLLRCLAGQLLPDQGEVWFNSAPVHTLPLAARERLRRERFGWIGGTPQLLPELTARENAALPLLLCGAPHRTAKTTAQEWLDRLDVGSVARKRPAELLQAQRQRVAIARALVTLPEVVFADEPTAPLHRADRAQVLRMLTSAARSHGITVVLATIDPEVAAAADRVITLVDGRPAAAMPAQDREGAASCSASV, encoded by the coding sequence ATGGTGGCCCCGCCCGACAACGATGTGCTCTGGGCCCGCGCCCTGCGCCACTCCTTCCAGGGCTCTCCCGCGCTGCTCGGCGTCTCGCTGGGTGTGCGCGAGGGCGAGATCCTCGGTCTGCTGGGGCCGCGCGGCTCCGGCAAGACCACCCTGCTGCGCTGCCTGGCCGGGCAGTTGCTGCCCGACCAGGGCGAGGTGTGGTTCAACAGCGCACCGGTGCACACCCTCCCGCTGGCCGCGCGCGAGCGGCTGCGCCGCGAACGCTTCGGCTGGATCGGCGGCACCCCGCAGCTGCTGCCGGAACTCACCGCCCGGGAGAACGCCGCCCTGCCGCTGCTGCTCTGCGGCGCTCCGCACCGCACGGCCAAGACCACCGCGCAGGAGTGGCTGGACCGGCTCGACGTCGGCTCGGTGGCCCGCAAACGGCCCGCCGAGCTGCTCCAGGCGCAGCGCCAGCGGGTGGCCATCGCCCGCGCCCTGGTCACCCTCCCCGAGGTGGTCTTCGCCGACGAGCCCACCGCGCCGCTGCACCGCGCGGACCGCGCCCAGGTCCTGCGAATGCTGACCAGCGCCGCGCGTTCGCACGGCATCACCGTGGTGCTCGCCACCATCGATCCCGAGGTGGCGGCCGCGGCCGACCGGGTCATCACCCTGGTCGACGGGCGGCCTGCGGCCGCCATGCCCGCCCAGGACCGGGAGGGTGCCGCGTCGTGCTCAGCCTCCGTGTAG
- a CDS encoding aspartate aminotransferase family protein, with amino-acid sequence MNADLSKTAYDHLWMHFTRMSSYENAPVPTIVRGEGTYIYDDKGKKYLDGLSGLFVVNAGHGRHELAETAYKQAQELAFFPIWSYAHPKAVELAERLANYAPGDLNKVFFTTGGGEAVETAWKLAKQYFKLTGEPTKYKVISRAVAYHGTPQGALSITGLPALKAPFEPLVPGAHKVVNTNIYRSPIFGDDPEAYGRYCADQIEQEILFEGPETVACVFLEPVQNAGGCFPPPPGYFQRVREICDKYNVLLVSDEVICAFGRLGTMFACDKFDYIPDMITCAKGMTSGYSPIGACIISDKLAEPFYKGDNTFLHGYTFGGHPVSAAVGIANLDIFEREGLNQHVLDNEDAFFNTLKKLHDLPIVGDVRGNGFFYGIELVKDKVTKESFTDEETERVLYGFLSKALFENGLYCRADDRGDPVVQLAPPLISTQETFDEIEGILRAVLTEAWTKL; translated from the coding sequence ATGAACGCGGACCTCTCGAAGACCGCGTACGACCACCTGTGGATGCACTTCACCCGCATGTCGTCGTACGAGAACGCCCCTGTGCCGACCATCGTGCGCGGCGAGGGCACGTACATCTACGACGACAAGGGCAAGAAGTACCTCGACGGCCTCTCCGGGCTGTTCGTGGTCAACGCCGGTCACGGCCGCCACGAGCTCGCCGAGACCGCGTACAAGCAGGCGCAGGAACTGGCCTTCTTCCCCATCTGGTCGTACGCCCACCCCAAGGCCGTGGAACTGGCCGAGCGGCTGGCGAACTACGCCCCCGGCGACCTGAACAAGGTCTTCTTCACCACGGGTGGCGGTGAGGCGGTCGAGACCGCCTGGAAGCTCGCCAAGCAGTACTTCAAGCTCACGGGTGAGCCGACCAAGTACAAGGTCATCTCCCGCGCGGTGGCCTACCACGGCACCCCGCAGGGCGCCCTGTCGATCACCGGCCTGCCGGCCCTCAAGGCTCCCTTCGAGCCGCTGGTCCCCGGTGCGCACAAGGTGGTCAACACCAACATCTACCGCTCCCCGATCTTCGGCGACGACCCGGAGGCCTACGGCCGGTACTGCGCCGACCAGATCGAGCAGGAGATCCTGTTCGAGGGCCCGGAGACCGTCGCCTGTGTCTTCCTGGAGCCGGTACAGAACGCCGGCGGCTGCTTCCCGCCGCCGCCCGGGTACTTCCAGCGGGTCCGCGAGATCTGCGACAAGTACAACGTGCTGCTCGTCTCCGACGAGGTCATCTGCGCCTTCGGCCGCCTCGGCACCATGTTCGCGTGCGACAAGTTCGACTACATCCCGGACATGATCACCTGCGCCAAGGGCATGACCTCGGGTTACTCCCCGATCGGTGCCTGCATCATCTCCGACAAGCTGGCGGAGCCGTTCTACAAGGGTGACAACACCTTCCTGCACGGCTACACGTTCGGCGGCCACCCGGTCTCCGCGGCGGTCGGCATCGCGAACCTCGACATCTTCGAGCGCGAGGGCCTCAACCAGCACGTGCTCGACAACGAGGACGCGTTCTTCAACACGCTGAAGAAGCTGCACGACCTGCCGATCGTCGGTGACGTCCGCGGCAACGGCTTCTTCTACGGCATCGAGCTCGTCAAGGACAAGGTCACCAAGGAGTCCTTCACGGACGAGGAGACCGAGCGCGTCCTGTACGGCTTCCTGTCGAAGGCGCTCTTCGAGAACGGTCTGTACTGCCGGGCCGACGACCGAGGCGACCCGGTCGTCCAGCTCGCTCCGCCGCTGATCTCCACCCAGGAGACCTTCGACGAGATCGAGGGCATCCTCCGCGCCGTCCTCACCGAGGCGTGGACCAAGCTCTGA
- a CDS encoding Lrp/AsnC family transcriptional regulator: MATRSTDPKSTNGSGVLDSVSKAIIEQLQEDGRRPYAAIGKAVGLSEAAVRQRVQKLQDQGVMQIVAVTDPLTVGFRRQAMVGINVEGDIEPVADALAEMGEVEYVVITAGSFDLLIEIVCEDDDHLLEMINKRIRALPGVRTTESFVYLKLRKQTYTWGTR; encoded by the coding sequence GTGGCCACTCGTAGTACGGATCCGAAGAGCACCAACGGCTCCGGAGTGCTCGACTCCGTCTCCAAGGCGATCATCGAGCAGCTCCAGGAGGACGGGCGCAGGCCCTACGCCGCGATCGGCAAGGCCGTAGGCCTCTCCGAGGCGGCCGTGCGGCAGCGCGTCCAGAAACTGCAGGACCAGGGCGTCATGCAGATCGTCGCCGTGACCGACCCGCTCACCGTCGGATTCCGTCGGCAGGCGATGGTCGGCATCAACGTCGAGGGCGACATAGAGCCGGTCGCCGACGCCCTCGCCGAGATGGGCGAGGTCGAGTACGTCGTCATCACGGCGGGTTCCTTCGATCTGCTGATCGAGATCGTCTGCGAGGACGACGACCACCTGCTGGAAATGATCAACAAGCGGATCCGCGCGCTGCCCGGCGTGCGGACCACCGAGAGTTTCGTTTACCTGAAGCTCCGGAAGCAGACCTACACCTGGGGAACCAGATAG
- a CDS encoding gamma-aminobutyraldehyde dehydrogenase, with product MSELKRLRNYINGEFRDAADGRTTDVVNPATGEVYATAPLSAAADVDAAMAAAEAAFPAWRDATPSVRQRALLKVADAIEARADELVAVESENTGKPLGLTASEELPPMVDQIRFFAGAARLLEGRSAGEYMEGMTSIVRREPVGVCAQVAPWNYPMMMAVWKFAPAIAAGNTVVLKPSDTTPASTVLLAEILGEVLPKGVFNVVCGDRETGRAMVEHKVPAMASITGSVRAGMQVAESAAKDVKRVHLELGGKAPVVVFGDADIAKAVEDISVAGFFNAGQDCTAATRVLVHESIHDEFTTALAKAAADTKTGAADDEDVLYGPLNNANQLAQVSGFIERLPAHAKVEAGGHRVGDKGYFYAPTVVSGLKQDDEIIQNEVFGPVITIQPFTDEEQAVEYANGVDFALASSVWTKDHGRAMRMSKRLDFGCVWINTHIPLVAEMPHGGFKKSGYGKDLSAYGFEDYTRIKHVMTSLDG from the coding sequence GTGAGCGAGCTCAAGCGTCTGCGCAACTACATCAATGGAGAGTTCCGCGACGCCGCCGACGGGCGGACCACGGATGTGGTCAATCCGGCCACCGGTGAGGTCTACGCCACCGCGCCGCTGTCCGCCGCCGCCGACGTCGACGCCGCGATGGCCGCCGCCGAGGCGGCGTTCCCGGCCTGGCGCGACGCCACTCCCTCGGTACGCCAGCGGGCCCTGCTGAAGGTCGCCGACGCGATCGAGGCACGGGCGGACGAGCTGGTCGCCGTGGAGAGCGAGAACACCGGCAAGCCGCTCGGCCTCACCGCCAGCGAGGAACTGCCGCCGATGGTCGACCAGATCCGCTTCTTCGCGGGTGCGGCCCGGCTGCTCGAAGGCCGCTCCGCCGGCGAGTACATGGAGGGCATGACCTCCATCGTCCGCCGCGAGCCGGTCGGCGTCTGCGCGCAGGTCGCGCCGTGGAACTACCCGATGATGATGGCCGTCTGGAAGTTCGCCCCGGCGATCGCCGCGGGCAACACCGTCGTCCTCAAGCCGTCGGACACCACCCCCGCCTCGACGGTGCTGCTCGCCGAGATCCTCGGCGAGGTGCTGCCCAAGGGCGTCTTCAACGTCGTCTGCGGCGACCGCGAGACCGGCCGCGCCATGGTCGAGCACAAGGTCCCGGCGATGGCCTCCATCACCGGTTCCGTCCGGGCCGGCATGCAGGTCGCCGAGAGCGCCGCCAAGGACGTCAAGCGCGTCCACCTGGAGCTCGGCGGCAAGGCGCCCGTCGTGGTCTTCGGCGACGCCGACATCGCCAAGGCCGTCGAGGACATCTCGGTCGCGGGCTTCTTCAACGCCGGCCAGGACTGTACGGCCGCCACCCGCGTGCTCGTCCACGAGTCGATCCACGACGAGTTCACCACCGCGCTCGCCAAGGCCGCCGCCGACACCAAGACCGGCGCCGCGGACGACGAGGACGTGCTCTACGGCCCGCTGAACAATGCCAACCAGCTCGCCCAGGTCAGCGGCTTCATCGAGCGGCTGCCGGCGCACGCCAAGGTCGAGGCGGGTGGCCACCGTGTCGGCGACAAGGGCTACTTCTACGCCCCGACCGTCGTCTCCGGCCTCAAGCAGGACGACGAGATCATCCAGAACGAGGTCTTCGGACCGGTCATCACCATCCAGCCCTTCACCGACGAGGAGCAGGCCGTCGAGTACGCCAACGGCGTCGACTTCGCCCTCGCCTCCTCGGTGTGGACCAAGGACCACGGCCGCGCCATGCGGATGTCCAAGCGTCTCGACTTCGGCTGCGTGTGGATCAACACCCACATCCCGCTGGTCGCCGAGATGCCGCACGGCGGCTTCAAGAAGTCCGGCTACGGCAAGGACCTCTCCGCCTACGGCTTCGAGGACTACACCCGCATCAAGCACGTCATGACGTCCCTGGACGGCTGA